CACCTTTAAAATCGGGAACTCCATTTCATTGAGCCGAAGCCATCGTGAAGGCAATGAGAATTTTTCGTCTTTTAGAAGTGCGTTGTTCTATCCTCCTACGGTTCCCGTTTTTAATCCCGATGGCAGTTTTGGGTTCAATCAATTTCCTAACGAACCTCCTGGGATCAATCCTCTTGCTGCGATTGAAGCAACTGATGACGACCTCTACAATAATAGGCTTTTAGGCAATATTTACGTAGAGGCCAAAATATTGGAAGGCCTTACGCTGAGAGGTTCTCTGGGGGTTGATTATCTTAACCGGAACTTCAAGTCGTTTGCCAAAGTATTGGATAACGGATCGGAAGGGCAAAATCCCTTGGCTGACTTAACACAAAATAATCGAGAAGAAAAAAACTGGATTTTTGAAAGTTTGTTGACCTACAGGAAAACGTTTAAGGAAAAGCATAATGTTGAATTGCTTACGGGATATAGCCAACAAGGCTTTCGTTTTGATTTTTTCGAGGCTGGACGGGAAGGATTTCCCTCGGAAGAAGAACCTATCAGGGTACTTGATGCTGGGGATGTCGCCTCTAGTGTAAATAATGGAACAGCGGGTGAATGGGCCTTGCAATCCGTTTTTGGACGGTTGAACTATAATTTTGACAATCGGTATCTATTGGCCTTTAATTATCGTTTTGATGGCTCTTCCCGTTTTGCCGAAGATGAGCGTTGGGGGTTTTTCCCCGCGGTTTCGGCAGGCTGGAATATTTCTCAGGAAGAATTTTTTGATGTAGGTTTTATTAATAATCTTAAGATACGAGGGAGCTGGGGGCAATTAGGTAATCAAGAATTGGATAATATTATTGGCCTGACCCCTTTTGCTACAACCTTGAGTTTGGGGCAGGATTATGTTTTGGGTGTGGGTCAGACTCCGGTACCGGGTGCAGCTCCCACGGCTTTGGGGAATCCCAATATTACCTGGGAGAGTACTACAACGACCAACATAGGTTTGGATGCCTTGTTGTTTGACAGTAAAGTATCATTGACCTTGGATTATTATAATCGGGAGACGAACGATATGATATTGCGTCAACCCATACCAGGTTCCAGTGGTGTGGTTAATGGCCCAGTGGTCAACGCCGGTTCTGTGGTGAACAAAGGTTTTGAAGTCGCGGTACAATATTCCGATGAGTTGTCGGACAATTTCTCCTTTTCCATAGGGGGTAATATATCTACCAATGAGAATGAGATAACCTCCTTGGCCACTGCAAATGATGGGCAAATTATTTTTGGTGGTAGTAGTAATTTTATTCAGAGGGAGGGGGAAGCGCTAAACTCTATTTTTGGTTTCGTTTCCGATGGTATTTTCCAAAATCAAGCGGAGGTTGATGCTGCCATTCCTGGTCATGAAAATGCAGCCCCTGGTGACGTTCGTTGGAAGGATGTAAATGGAGATGGCGAAATTACACCGGATGATCGTACTATTTTGGGGCAAATTCAACCCGACATTTCATATGGGATAAATGCCTCGATAAATTATAAAAATATTGATTTTTCGGTATTGTTAAACGGTGATATTGGCAGGGATGTTTATAGGTTTAGGGCTGCGGCTGCGTTCCGTAATTTCGAGAATACGCATATTCGATGGGTCAATCGTTGGACTGGGGAAGGAACCAGTAATCGTATTCCGAGGGCTGTAGTTGGGGATCCCAACAACAATAACAGGGTGTCAGACCTTTATGTAGAAGATGGGGATTACCTGATGATTCGAAACGTACAATTGGGGTATTCCTTACCTGATAATATACTTGACATTTTGGGTATGTCTAGGTTGCGTGTCTATGTAGGTGCTCAGAATTTATATCGTTTTACGAACTTTACCGGGTACACTCCCGAATTTGATGGGGGAGAGGATATTGCTGATTTCCAGACGTATCCCATTCCTAGATCCTATGTAATGGGACTTAATGTTGCTTTTTAAATTAGAAAAACTAAACAATGAATATAAAAAAGGTCAATTTTATTAGGACAATGATTGCGTTCGGTCTGCTATGGACATTGGGATGCAACGATGATTTTTTGGAGAAAGAACCCATAGGACAACTATCCACTGCTTTTACGTCTACAGATGACGCGATTTTGGCATTGAATGCTGCATATAGCTCCCTTACTGCTATTGAGACTTGGAACGCGTACGATCCAATTTCTGAAATGTGGAGTGGCGATACTAGGGCGAATCCTGATTTGGTGGTGCTTAATCAAATCCGAGATTATACGTTGCAACCTGATAACTCCGTGGTTCAATTGGCTTGGAACAATACTTATGAAGCTGTATATAGGGCGAACATCGTAATCAACTCAT
The sequence above is a segment of the Muricauda sp. SCSIO 64092 genome. Coding sequences within it:
- a CDS encoding SusC/RagA family TonB-linked outer membrane protein; translated protein: MIRNSKINRWLYRLFIVTLLFNVSTMEAGFHGDAYTNLGTDMDLITVQQTITGTVFDTNGTPLPGANVIEKGTTNGTQTDFDGNFSLAVSSADAILVISYIGFEAKEISIQGQSSISVSLQESSSALDEVVVVGYGTQRKRDLTGAVATVKGEEFENNVINSPAQAVQGRVPGVQVSQNSGRPGAGASIRIRGLGTVNSNSPLVVIDGQLTTRGLEDINPNDIESINILKDAASASIYGSRAANGVVLVTTKRGRSGKTKVTYDTFVTADEVQDFVEQLNRDQFIAFQFDFLRNGDFLPNGITTIEEFEATQFNTANTDWQDVIFRTGLTQTHQVSVSGGSEKTNFAISAGLFDQKGLLQRSEFTRANFRLNLDHRISDTFKIGNSISLSRSHREGNENFSSFRSALFYPPTVPVFNPDGSFGFNQFPNEPPGINPLAAIEATDDDLYNNRLLGNIYVEAKILEGLTLRGSLGVDYLNRNFKSFAKVLDNGSEGQNPLADLTQNNREEKNWIFESLLTYRKTFKEKHNVELLTGYSQQGFRFDFFEAGREGFPSEEEPIRVLDAGDVASSVNNGTAGEWALQSVFGRLNYNFDNRYLLAFNYRFDGSSRFAEDERWGFFPAVSAGWNISQEEFFDVGFINNLKIRGSWGQLGNQELDNIIGLTPFATTLSLGQDYVLGVGQTPVPGAAPTALGNPNITWESTTTTNIGLDALLFDSKVSLTLDYYNRETNDMILRQPIPGSSGVVNGPVVNAGSVVNKGFEVAVQYSDELSDNFSFSIGGNISTNENEITSLATANDGQIIFGGSSNFIQREGEALNSIFGFVSDGIFQNQAEVDAAIPGHENAAPGDVRWKDVNGDGEITPDDRTILGQIQPDISYGINASINYKNIDFSVLLNGDIGRDVYRFRAAAAFRNFENTHIRWVNRWTGEGTSNRIPRAVVGDPNNNNRVSDLYVEDGDYLMIRNVQLGYSLPDNILDILGMSRLRVYVGAQNLYRFTNFTGYTPEFDGGEDIADFQTYPIPRSYVMGLNVAF